One genomic window of Glycine soja cultivar W05 chromosome 9, ASM419377v2, whole genome shotgun sequence includes the following:
- the LOC114367870 gene encoding two-component response regulator ARR12-like encodes MAVENQREDGGCDRFPVGMRVLAVDDDPICLKVLENLLRKCQYHVTTTNQAVEALTMLRENRNKFDLVISDVNMPDIDGFKLLELVGLEMDLPVIMLSAHGDTKLVMKGVTHGACDYLLKPVRIEELKNIWQHVVRRKNFDSRDQNKASNEEKAPNFAGGGSQGLRSENSADQNKRLGKKRKDQSDEEEEGGEENEDDEDPSAQKKARVVWSVELHRKFVAAVNQLGLDKAVPKKILDLMNVEGLTRENVASHLQKYRLYLKKAAQQANMVAALGGSDSYLRIGSIDGYGDFCTSSGSGRITNATLPSYASTGIFSRLNSPAALNMRGISSSALIRPVQSQNINSSLNTLGNIQPSIFPANQSSSLLQGIPTSIELNQSKQRNCTTGISQLSQVDSSGFTVASGFPDHRATVNGPNNSLPCVSNNHIMLQGNPQTHGPGAFSNQSSVRAASLCAESFDVGLCGSSNLLDHNRCNDNWQNAAQLSKFPANSLPLCEAFSNDQLPPTSINDSNSSTHIGNNSPVDFSSRMGISVPLEDTRNELRCQEGLIGNIVQPSSYTPRQRWEEHKLDYNQNMSCPFNSVNSHASSSGVTSSMGHVLNQNNTICSNRVDASSLVGQLNGASPSISRCTEVEKFSSDIRLKPNEAYILEQMKSQDGFMQNTFGTLDDIMGVMVKREQNESTLLDGEMGFDAYPVGSCN; translated from the exons ATGGCTGTGGAAAACCAAAGGGAAGATGGGGGTTGTGATCGTTTTCCTGTGGGTATGCGTGTTCTTGCTGTGGATGACGACCCAATTTGCCTCAAGGTGTTGGAGAATCTCCTTCGCAAATGCCAGTATCATG TTACTACAACTAATCAGGCAGTTGAGGCACTGACAATGTTGAGGGAAAACAGAAATAAGTTTGACCTCGTTATCAGCGATGTGAATATGCCTGACATTGATGGATTTAAGCTCCTTGAGTTGGTGGGACTTGAAATGGACCTACCTGTCATCA TGTTGTCAGCACACGGTGATACAAAGCTGGTGATGAAGGGTGTTACACATGGTGCATGTGACTATTTGCTGAAACCTGTTCGAATTGAAGAGTTGAAGAACATATGGCAACATGTGGTTCGAAGAAAGAATTTTGATAGCAGGGATCAGAACAAGGCTTCCAATGAGGAGAAGGCTCCTAATTTTGCTGGGGGAGGTAGTCAAGGCCTAAGATCAGAAAACAGTGCTGACCAGAATAAAAGGCTTGGTAAAAAAAGGAAGGACCAaagtgatgaagaagaagaaggtgggGAAGAGAATGAAGATGATGAGGACCCCTCAGCACAGAAGAAAGCTCGTGTGGTTTGGTCTGTTGAGCTGCATAGAAAATTTGTTGCTGCAGTTAATCAACTGGGCCTAGATA AGGCTGTTCCCAAGAAAATACTTGACCTAATGAATGTTGAAGGGCTTACAAGGGAAAATGTGGCAAGCCATCTACAG AAATATAGACTCTATCTGAAAAAGGCAGCCCAGCAAGCTAACATGGTTGCTGCATTGGGTGGTAGTGATTCTTACCTACGTATAGGTTCAATAGATGGATATGGAGATTTTTGCACCTCATCTGGGTCTGGAAGGATTACAAACGCTACATTACCATCATATGCATCTACTGGAATTTTCAGTAGGCTGAATTCTCCAGCTGCCTTGAACATGAGAGGAATTAGTTCTTCTGCACTTATCCGGCCTGTTCAGTCTCAAAACATCAACAGCTCCTTAAACACACTTGGAAACATTCAGCCATCCATTTTTCCTGCAAATCAAAGCTCAAGTTTATTACAAGGAATTCCAACATCAATTGAGCTTAACCAATCTAAGCAAAGAAACTGTACAACTGGAATATCACAGTTAAGCCAAGTTGATTCAAGTGGATTTACAGTTGCCTCTGGCTTCCCAGACCATAGGGCTACTGTTAATGGTCCAAACAATTCTCTCCCGTGTGTctcaaataatcatataatGTTACAAGGAAATCCACAAACGCATGGCCCAGGAGCGTTTAGCAATCAGTCTTCTGTCAGAGCGGCTTCTTTGTGTGCTGAATCTTTTGACGTGGGCTTATGTGGTTCTTCTAATTTGTTGGATCATAATCGGTGCAATGATAACTGGCAGAATGCAGCTCAATTGTCTAAATTTCCTGCCAATTCCTTGCCACTTTGTGAGGCTTTCAGCAATGACCAACTGCCTCCCACTAGCATCAATGATTCGAACTCAAGTACTCATATTGGCAACAACAGTCCAGTTGATTTTTCTTCTAGGATGGGAATTTCTGTTCCTTTGGAGGACACCAGAAATGAGCTGAGATGCCAAGAGGGCTTGATTGGGAATATTGTACAGCCTTCAAGTTACACACCACGACAAAGGTGGGAAGAACATAAACTGGATTATAACCAAAACATGAGCTGTCCCTTTAATTCTGTAAATTCACACGCTTCCTCCAGTGGAGTGACAAGTTCTATGGGGCATGTTTTAAACCAAAATAATACAATTTGCAGCAATAGAGTTGATGCATCATCTTTGGTTGGCCAACTAAATGGAGCATCCCCATCAATCAGCCGGTGCACTGAAGTTGAGAAATTCTCTTCAGACATTCGACTGAAGCCAAATGAAGCCTACATTTTGGAGCAAATGAAGTCCCAAGATGGATTTATGCAGAATACTTTTGGGACCTTGGATGACATAATGGGTGTAATGGTCAAAAGG GAGCAAAATGAGTCGACATTGTTGGATGGAGAAATGGGATTTGATGCCTACCCTGTTGGATCATGCAACTGA